The proteins below are encoded in one region of Apium graveolens cultivar Ventura chromosome 4, ASM990537v1, whole genome shotgun sequence:
- the LOC141721393 gene encoding uncharacterized protein LOC141721393 isoform X2: MDESTTLLPPLLANVHEIDLEAGCPVHIQCRICLDTQGGDFIAPCKCKGTSKYVHRDCLDHWRAVKEGFAFAHCTTCKSPYRLRLNILADRKWRTLKFRFFVTRDILFIFLSVQLVIFLLAYLVYVVDSYQKFWLRLAWGSESAASFYYICGALLFFALVGLSGCLIAWYDPSVQDDLAQPCKELCLCCCQSGICVEPVNCHLPGPLCTWTDSGCTTCFESECDCSRGAGECGLPLLFTMALIVLVLFTVIGIFYSILVATMVGQRIWQRHYHILAKMSLTKEYIVEDAYDETSGSPAPLPPEHVLQLETLGLL; encoded by the exons ATGGATGAGTCTACTACTCTCCTTCCTCCTTTGCTAGCTAATGTTCATGAGATTGACCTCGAAGCAGGTTGTCCGGTTCATATTCAGTGTCGAATTTGCCTTGATACTCAAG GTGGGGATTTTATCGCTCCTTGCAAGTGCAAAGGGACTTCAAAGTATGTTCACCGAGATTGTCTAGATCATTGGCGTGCCGTCAAG GAAGGATTTGCGTTTGCTCATTGCACAACATGCAAGAGTCCCTATCGCTTGAGACTCAATATTCTTGCTGATAGGAAATGGCGAACCCTGAAATTTAGATTCTTTGTGACTAGAGACATTTTGTTTATCTTTCTCTCTGTTCAGCTT GTGATTTTTTTATTGGCTTATTTGGTGTATGTCGTCGATAGTTACCAGAAGTTCTGGCTCCGTCTTGCATGGGGATCTGAAAGTGCAGCTAGTTTCTACTATATATGTG GAGCACTATTGTTTTTTGCACTTGTGGGACTGTCTGGATGCTTAATAGCTTGGTATGATCCAAGTGTGCAAGATGATCTGGCTCAGCCATGTAAAGAACTATGCCTTTGTTGCTGCCAGAGTGG GATCTGTGTTGAGCCTGTCAACTGCCATTTGCCTGGTCCCCTTTGTACATGGACTGACTCTGGCTGCACTACATGCTTCGAAAGTGAATGTGATTGCTCGAGAGGTGCTGGTGAATGTGGGTTACCATTATTATTTACAATGGCTTTGATTGTGCTGGTTCTATTTACGGTGATAGGTATATTCTACAGCATATTGGTGGCTACAATGGTTGGACAAAGAATTTGGCAGCGACACTATCATATATTGGCAAAAATGTCGCTAACAAAA GAATATATAGTCGAAGATGCTTATGATGAAACGAGTGGATCTCCAGCACCTCTCCCTCCTGAGCATGTTCTACAACTGGAAACACTAGGTCTCCTATGA
- the LOC141717254 gene encoding mavicyanin-like, translated as MAVKFKDSFHVYVYIIVVVVLIYYPDHSNGAQYLVGGEDYKWSIPLTNDFYTNWSSSHAFVVGDTLLFDYDPELHNLFQVSGREFKDCTADQAFNVYHSPASVRLMEQGVFYYVCTVLNYCSLGQKLMVSVVKSPPPPAASPSSPTPSPLVLEPFLQD; from the exons ATGGCTGTTAAATTTAAGGATTCATTCCATGTATATGTGTACATCATAGTAGTAGTAGTACTAATTTACTATCCAGATCATTCAAATGGCGCACAGTACTTAGTAGGAGGAGAGGACTACAAGTGGTCTATACCTCTTACCAACGACTTCTACACCAATTGGTCTTCCTCTCACGCTTTTGTTGTCGGCGATACTCTCT TGTTCGACTATGATCCAGAGCTTCACAACTTGTTTCAAGTGTCGGGGCGAGAGTTTAAGGACTGCACCGCAGATCAAGCTTTCAACGTTTACCATAGTCCAGCAAGTGTTCGTCTCATGGAGCAGGGTGTCTTTTATTATGTCTGCACTGTATTGAACTATTGTTCTCTTGGCCAAAAGCTAATGGTTTCCGTTGTCAAATCTCCACCTCCCCCGGCTGCTTCTCCATCTTCTCCAACACCATCTCCTCTCGTGTTGGAGCCTTTTTTGCAGGATTAA
- the LOC141721393 gene encoding uncharacterized protein LOC141721393 isoform X1 translates to MDESTTLLPPLLANVHEIDLEAGCPVHIQCRICLDTQGGDFIAPCKCKGTSKYVHRDCLDHWRAVKEGFAFAHCTTCKSPYRLRLNILADRKWRTLKFRFFVTRDILFIFLSVQLVIFLLAYLVYVVDSYQKFWLRLAWGSESAASFYYICACAGALLFFALVGLSGCLIAWYDPSVQDDLAQPCKELCLCCCQSGICVEPVNCHLPGPLCTWTDSGCTTCFESECDCSRGAGECGLPLLFTMALIVLVLFTVIGIFYSILVATMVGQRIWQRHYHILAKMSLTKEYIVEDAYDETSGSPAPLPPEHVLQLETLGLL, encoded by the exons ATGGATGAGTCTACTACTCTCCTTCCTCCTTTGCTAGCTAATGTTCATGAGATTGACCTCGAAGCAGGTTGTCCGGTTCATATTCAGTGTCGAATTTGCCTTGATACTCAAG GTGGGGATTTTATCGCTCCTTGCAAGTGCAAAGGGACTTCAAAGTATGTTCACCGAGATTGTCTAGATCATTGGCGTGCCGTCAAG GAAGGATTTGCGTTTGCTCATTGCACAACATGCAAGAGTCCCTATCGCTTGAGACTCAATATTCTTGCTGATAGGAAATGGCGAACCCTGAAATTTAGATTCTTTGTGACTAGAGACATTTTGTTTATCTTTCTCTCTGTTCAGCTT GTGATTTTTTTATTGGCTTATTTGGTGTATGTCGTCGATAGTTACCAGAAGTTCTGGCTCCGTCTTGCATGGGGATCTGAAAGTGCAGCTAGTTTCTACTATATATGTG CATGTGCAGGAGCACTATTGTTTTTTGCACTTGTGGGACTGTCTGGATGCTTAATAGCTTGGTATGATCCAAGTGTGCAAGATGATCTGGCTCAGCCATGTAAAGAACTATGCCTTTGTTGCTGCCAGAGTGG GATCTGTGTTGAGCCTGTCAACTGCCATTTGCCTGGTCCCCTTTGTACATGGACTGACTCTGGCTGCACTACATGCTTCGAAAGTGAATGTGATTGCTCGAGAGGTGCTGGTGAATGTGGGTTACCATTATTATTTACAATGGCTTTGATTGTGCTGGTTCTATTTACGGTGATAGGTATATTCTACAGCATATTGGTGGCTACAATGGTTGGACAAAGAATTTGGCAGCGACACTATCATATATTGGCAAAAATGTCGCTAACAAAA GAATATATAGTCGAAGATGCTTATGATGAAACGAGTGGATCTCCAGCACCTCTCCCTCCTGAGCATGTTCTACAACTGGAAACACTAGGTCTCCTATGA